CGCGGTAGGGGATGCTCTCCTTGAGCAGCTGGTTGTCGTAGTCCTCCGCGGTGATGTCCCCCTGCAGCAGCACGTGGGTGTGCGCGTCGATGAGGCCGGGCAAGAGCGTCGCGTCTCCCAGGTCCACCACCTTCACGCCGGGCCGCTTCGCGGCGAGCGCGTCCGCGGGGCCCACCTCCTGGATGCGCTCGCCCTGCACCAGCACGCCCCAGCCCTGGCGCAGTGCCTCCGAGCGGCCGTCGAAGAGGCGCGCGGCGCGCAGCAGCACGGGCGCGGGAGGCGGTGCGGCCGCTGCGGGCTTGGGCGCCTGGGCGAGCGCGAGGGGGGCAGCGAGCAGCGACAGCAGTGCGAGAGGGAGTGGGCGCATGGATGGGCATGCTAGCCAGATGCAACCGGGTTTCATCCAGGGCCCCCGGCGCCTCCTCCCGGCTGCGGACACTCGGGCGGGCCGCGGCAAAGCGGCCTCCCCCGAGCCTGGACAGGCGAGTAAGGTCCGCGAGACTGGCGCCCTGCCCCCGCGGGGCGCCCCACCCTGGAGGGGAGTCCGCATGCGCTCGAGAGACGCGAAGGCCGAGGTGCCGCAGTCCTGGCGAGACCGCAGTCGGAGGGCGGGCGGCGCGCTGCTCGCGCTCACGCTCGCGCTGGCCGGCTGCAGCGACGACAAGAAGGGCGACGAGACGCCGCCGCCCAGCACCACGCCGCGCTACAGCGCCAAGCTGACGCGCACCTCGCACGGCATCCCCCACATCACCGCGGACAGCTGGGGCAACGCGGGCTTCGGCCAGGGCTACGCCTTCGCCGAGGACCACGCCTGCATCCTCGCGGACCAGGTGCTCAAGGTGCGCGGCGAGCGCGCGCGCTTCATGGGCGCAGGCGAGCTCAACGCGAACGTGGCGAGCGACTTCGTGCACCTCGCGCTGGACCTGCGCTCGCGCGCCACCGCGGCGCTGCAGGCCCAGCCGCCCGAGGTGCACGACTTCATCGACGGCTACATCGCCGGCTACAACCAGTACCTCAAGGATGTGGGCGGCCCTCCGGGCGTGAAGGGCTGGTGTGCTGGCAAGGAGTGGGTGCGCGCCATCGACGAGCAGGACCTGATGGCCCACCTGCTCTCGCTCTCGCTCGCTGCGAGCAGCACCCAGTTCGTCAGCAACATCGCGGCCGCCGTGCCCCCGGGAACGAGCGGCGCGGGCGTGCGCATCGACCCGGTGCCGCTCTCGAGCGAGAAGGCGCTCGCGAGCAACGGCTGGGCCATCGGCGCGGAGCGCTCGGCGAGCGGCAAGGGCATGGTGGTGGGCAACCCCCACTTCCCCTGGGAGGGCGAGCTGCGGCTCTGGGAGAGCCACCTCACCATCCCCGGCCAGCTCAACATCTACGGGGTGAGCCTCATGGGCACGCCGGGCGTGCTCATCGGCTTCAACGAGCACGTGGCCTGGACGCACACCTTCTCCAGCGGCCAGCGCTTCAGCATCTACGCGCTGCCGCTCATTCCGGGCCACCCCACGCAGTACCTGTACAACGGCGCTCCGCGCGACATGGTGAAGAAGACCTTCGGCATCACCGTGCTGCAGCCGGACGGCAGCCAGCTGCCGCTCAGCCGCGACATCTGGTTCAGCCACTACGGGCCCATCATCAGCCCCTTCGGCGTGGAGTGGAACAGCAGCTTCGCGCTCACCTACCGGGACGCGAACCTGGACAACAAGGTGTTCATCAACCAGTTCCTCGCGATGGACCGCGCGAAGAGCCTGCAGGAGTTCCAGCAGGCCTATTCCTCCGTGCAGGGCATCCCCTGGGTGAACACCATGGCCACCGACCGCGACGGCAACGTCTGGTACGCGGACGCCTCCGCCACGCCCAACCACTCCGCCGCGGCGCTCGACCGCTGGCGCCGCATCGTGCAGAACGACTCGCCGCCGGCCTCCCCGCTCAACCCCCTCATCGCCACGCTGGCGGGCGCGGGCCTCATCGCCTTCGACGGCAGCGACCCGGCCAACGAGTGGGTGGAGGCGCCCGGCGCGCGCGACCCGGGCCTCGTGCCCTTCGCGGGCGTGCCGCAGCTCTCGCGCCGCGACTTCGTCTTCAACGCGAACGACAGCCACTGGCTCGCGAACCCCGCCGCGCCCCTCACCGGCTTCAGCCCCCTGCAGGGACTCTCGCGCGTGCCGCAGAGCCTGCGCACCCGCATGAACCTCACCCTGCTCACCGAGCAGAAGTCGGGCGGGGCCTCGGGTGCGGACGGGAACTTCACCCTGGACGAGCTGAAGGGCGCCATCCTCAGCAACCGCAGCATGAGCGAGGAGCTGGTGCGCGCCGACGTGGTGCAGCGCTGCAAGGCCCGCCCCACGGGCGGTGAGGCGCGCACGGACATGTCCGCGGCCTGCAAGGTGCTCGAGAGCTGGGACGGGCGCTTCGATGCGGACAGCAAGGGCGCCGTGCTGTGGCGCGAGTTCAGCGTGGCCCTCTCGCGCAGCGAGCCCACGCGCGCGGGCACCTTCTTCGCGGTGGACTTCAACCCGGACCAGCCCATCACCACGCCCAACACCCTCACGCCCGCGCCCGCCTCGGGCCCGGACCCGGTGCTGACGGCGCTGGAGACGGCCGTGGCGCGCCTGCAGCAGGGCGGCAAGGCGCCGGACGTGGCGCTGAAGGACGCGCAGTACCACCTGCGCGGCACCACCCGCTTCGGCCTGCACGGCGGCCTCGGGCGCGACGGCGTGGCGAACGTGGTGACCTACCGCAAGTCCAAGACCTCGGCGGATCCCACCACGCCGCAGGGCCCCATCCTCGATGCGGTGAGCGGGCTCACCACGGACGGCTACGTCGTGAACTACGGCACCAGCTTCCTCATGGCCATGGAGTTCACCGACGCCGGGCCCCACGCGGAGGCCTTCCTCACCTACGGCGAGAACGAGGACCCCGCCTCTCCCTTCTACTCGGACCAGCTGCAGCTCTTCACCCAGAAGCAGTGGCGTCCCATCCGCTACACGGACGCGGACATCGCCGCGGACCCGGCGCGCACCGAGAAGACGGTGACGGGCGGCTAGGCGTCCCGCTCGCGAGCGCGCTCAAATCTGGATGCCGGCCATCAGGCCTGGCCACAGCCGGTACGCGTGGTCGCCGGCGTGGAACACCTTCTGCGGCAGCCACGAGGCCGTGTCGTCGCCCTTCGCCGTGCGGTAGAGGTTCGCCGTCACGCCCGCGAAGAGGCCGAAGTGGCGCCGCAGGTCCTTGCCCACCACGAGCCTCGCGCGGCTGAGGAAGTCATCCGGCGGGGAGTGGTCTCCGAGGCGGTAGTCCCAGGCTCCCGTGGTGACGTCGAGCTCCAGGTAGCCCGGCTGCACGTCCAGGTGCAGCCCGAGGCCCGCGCCGTACCAGGTCCGGTAGGTGCCGCGGTAGGGCACCAGGCCGTAGTTGAGCGTCGCGTACACGAGGCGCCCGCCGTACTTGAGCCCCACGTTCACCGGGGCCACGTCGTCCGCCCACACCTGGAAGGACAGGCGCCCCTGGCGCACGATGCTCAGCAGGCCGATGGGCACGGTGGCGTCGTCGGACACGTTGAGCAGCCCCAGCTGCAGGCCGCGCACGGTGCTGCCGATGTTCACGAGCCCCACCTGCGCGCCCACCACGCCCTCCGAGATGTTCACGAGCCCCAGCTGCAGCCCGCGCACCTCCTGCGCGAAGTTGAGGCCCGCCGCCACCTGCGCCCCCGTCATCCCCGCCGCCACCCG
This is a stretch of genomic DNA from Aggregicoccus sp. 17bor-14. It encodes these proteins:
- a CDS encoding penicillin acylase family protein; this encodes MRSRDAKAEVPQSWRDRSRRAGGALLALTLALAGCSDDKKGDETPPPSTTPRYSAKLTRTSHGIPHITADSWGNAGFGQGYAFAEDHACILADQVLKVRGERARFMGAGELNANVASDFVHLALDLRSRATAALQAQPPEVHDFIDGYIAGYNQYLKDVGGPPGVKGWCAGKEWVRAIDEQDLMAHLLSLSLAASSTQFVSNIAAAVPPGTSGAGVRIDPVPLSSEKALASNGWAIGAERSASGKGMVVGNPHFPWEGELRLWESHLTIPGQLNIYGVSLMGTPGVLIGFNEHVAWTHTFSSGQRFSIYALPLIPGHPTQYLYNGAPRDMVKKTFGITVLQPDGSQLPLSRDIWFSHYGPIISPFGVEWNSSFALTYRDANLDNKVFINQFLAMDRAKSLQEFQQAYSSVQGIPWVNTMATDRDGNVWYADASATPNHSAAALDRWRRIVQNDSPPASPLNPLIATLAGAGLIAFDGSDPANEWVEAPGARDPGLVPFAGVPQLSRRDFVFNANDSHWLANPAAPLTGFSPLQGLSRVPQSLRTRMNLTLLTEQKSGGASGADGNFTLDELKGAILSNRSMSEELVRADVVQRCKARPTGGEARTDMSAACKVLESWDGRFDADSKGAVLWREFSVALSRSEPTRAGTFFAVDFNPDQPITTPNTLTPAPASGPDPVLTALETAVARLQQGGKAPDVALKDAQYHLRGTTRFGLHGGLGRDGVANVVTYRKSKTSADPTTPQGPILDAVSGLTTDGYVVNYGTSFLMAMEFTDAGPHAEAFLTYGENEDPASPFYSDQLQLFTQKQWRPIRYTDADIAADPARTEKTVTGG